A genomic region of Streptomyces sp. NBC_00237 contains the following coding sequences:
- a CDS encoding alpha/beta hydrolase has product MNSRRLLRSSATLFVATGLLITGCSTGSGASSPPSRTVSTAAQVTGSAQAVDRAALAPYYSQKLTWRECGVPGFECATMKAPLDYAKPTGGDINLAVARKKATGPGRRIGSLLVNPGGPGGSAIGYLQAYAALGYPAPVRARYDMVAVDPRGVARSEPVECLTGPEMDAHTQVDQTPDDAAEIAKLTAAYEKFSKGCERRSKKILPHVSTVEAARDMDVLREILGDEKLQYVGASYGTFLGATYAELFPDRTGRLVLDGAMDPSLAARDMNRDQTAGFETAFQSFAADCVKQKDCPLGTGTPAEAGTRLKALFTSLDTKPVPTKDKNRPLGEALATTGAIAAMYDEGAWPQLRDGIKAAQQGDGNGLLALADTYYERDGSGTYANLMYANTAVNCLDLPPAFTSPADVQSALPAFDKASPVFGEGLAWASLNCASWPVKPTGSGHRIEAKGAAPLVVVGTTRDPATPYKWAKSLADQLATGTLLTYDGDGHTAYGRGSDCIDTAINTYLLEGTPPKDGKQCS; this is encoded by the coding sequence ATGAACTCCAGGCGTCTGCTCCGCTCCTCCGCCACCCTGTTCGTCGCGACCGGTCTGCTGATCACCGGCTGTTCCACCGGATCGGGGGCCTCGTCACCGCCGAGCCGTACGGTCTCCACCGCCGCGCAGGTCACCGGATCGGCGCAGGCCGTCGACCGGGCCGCCCTCGCCCCGTACTACTCCCAGAAGCTGACCTGGCGGGAGTGCGGCGTTCCCGGTTTTGAGTGCGCGACGATGAAGGCACCGCTGGACTACGCGAAGCCCACGGGCGGCGACATCAACCTGGCGGTCGCCCGCAAGAAGGCCACAGGACCCGGTAGGCGCATCGGATCACTGCTGGTCAACCCGGGCGGGCCGGGCGGTTCCGCGATCGGCTACCTCCAGGCGTACGCCGCCCTCGGCTACCCCGCGCCGGTCCGCGCCCGCTACGACATGGTCGCTGTCGACCCCCGAGGCGTCGCCCGCAGCGAGCCCGTCGAGTGCCTGACCGGGCCCGAGATGGACGCGCACACGCAGGTCGACCAGACCCCGGACGACGCGGCCGAGATCGCGAAGCTGACGGCGGCGTACGAGAAGTTCTCGAAGGGCTGCGAGCGGCGCTCCAAGAAGATCCTCCCGCACGTCTCCACCGTCGAGGCGGCCCGCGACATGGACGTCCTGCGCGAGATCCTCGGCGACGAGAAGCTCCAGTACGTGGGCGCCTCCTACGGCACCTTCCTCGGAGCCACGTACGCCGAACTCTTCCCCGACCGCACCGGCCGCCTCGTCCTCGACGGCGCGATGGACCCCTCTCTGGCCGCGCGGGACATGAACCGCGACCAGACCGCCGGGTTCGAGACCGCCTTCCAGTCCTTCGCCGCCGACTGCGTCAAACAGAAGGACTGCCCGCTCGGCACCGGCACCCCCGCCGAGGCCGGTACCCGCCTCAAGGCCCTCTTCACCTCGCTCGACACCAAGCCCGTCCCCACCAAGGACAAGAACCGCCCGCTCGGCGAGGCCCTCGCCACCACGGGTGCGATCGCCGCGATGTACGACGAGGGTGCCTGGCCCCAGCTCCGCGACGGCATCAAGGCCGCCCAGCAGGGCGACGGCAACGGCCTCCTCGCCCTCGCCGACACCTACTACGAGCGCGACGGCAGCGGCACGTACGCCAACCTCATGTACGCCAACACCGCCGTCAACTGCCTGGACCTCCCCCCGGCCTTCACCTCCCCCGCCGACGTCCAGTCCGCCCTCCCTGCCTTCGACAAGGCGTCCCCGGTCTTCGGTGAGGGCCTCGCCTGGGCCTCCCTGAACTGCGCCTCCTGGCCCGTGAAGCCCACCGGCTCCGGCCACCGCATCGAGGCCAAGGGCGCCGCCCCGCTGGTCGTGGTCGGCACCACCCGCGACCCCGCGACCCCTTACAAGTGGGCCAAGTCCCTCGCCGACCAGCTCGCCACCGGCACCCTCCTCACGTACGACGGCGACGGCCACACCGCGTACGGCCGAGGCAGCGACTGCATCGACACGGCGATCAACACCTACCTCCTGGAGGGCACCCCTCCGAAGGACGGCAAGCAGTGCTCCTGA